One segment of Alnus glutinosa chromosome 2, dhAlnGlut1.1, whole genome shotgun sequence DNA contains the following:
- the LOC133860284 gene encoding glutamate receptor 2.8-like, producing the protein MLLSLKPMYASESVNLSKMPKRAGGLYANAVHYFSIFLLIILVFSSSNGMSNALDDALEKRQPDCALSLGAVVDSTSLAGKKEKVSMEMALKDFYGRRTSLRHYPTLHVRNSRGDPIRAASSAKILIKKHHARAIIGFKTWQEAISVAQLGNEYRVPIVSLANKTPPLCASCQWPFLVSAARSLDAQMKAVAAIIQSWQWRKVNIIYEDFNPAISGITPNIIRAIKAVDAEINELLPLSPFSAYPSISEKLESLKNGQCRVFIVHTSITLATKIFKEASEMGMMGKDFVWITTNDITSQIDSLNASSISSMQGVLGVKSYFSTSNKRLKDFQSRFRVMFRLLYPDGPLPEPGTSTLQAYDAAWAVALALEGNPYSKSSRNGCVDKMNGEELFEHILKSNFEGLTGAFNFSSERKLAPVHIFRLVNVVGKSYRKLGYWTEGLGFSESIHKLSNYSKSMKILGQVFWPGGPWSVPRGWAIPTSHAYRLKIGVPEGSTFKELVNVAYDRPGGNAIISGFSIEVFNATLAFLPYHLPYAFIPLNGTYDHLVEQIHVQNLDAIVGDIAIVSNRSIHAEFSQPYTESAFTIYLWALTGVINVYNGFVVWLIERNHRPDFRGSIHNQIGTMLSLSFTTLFSLKGEKLHSNLSRMAMTVWLFVALVLTQSFTASLTTLLTVQSLDPINVDIETLIKSGAKVGCDANSFVVDYLGSVVGFDPKNIVGKYTEDDYPEALKKGEIKAAFLQVPYVKIFLAKYCEGFTTSGPTLKVGGLGFAFARNSPYLPDISEAVLKVSETGKLQKLWHSLTSSLNCSEPTAQPDDTHDRLGLNSFCGLFVITGGTSTIALFIFIFHHVRHRWYQPSF; encoded by the exons ATGCTTCTGAGTCTAAAGCCAATGTATGCTTCTGAGTCTGTTAACCTGTCTAAAATGCCCAAAAGAGCAGGAGGATTGTATGCAAATGCAGTCCACTATTTCAGTATCTTTTTGTTGATTATCTTGGTATTTAGTTCATCAAATGGCATGTCAAACGCACTGGATGATGCTCTGGAGAAACGCCAACCTGACTGCGCGCTCAGCTTAGGTGCTGTTGTAGATTCCACCTCCCTTGCCGGAAAAAAGGAGAAAGTGTCAATGGAGATGGCGCTTAAGGATTTTTATGGCCGGAGGACCAGTCTCCGGCATTACCCTACTCTACATGTGAGAAACTCTCGAGGAGACCCCATCCGCGCAGCCTCTTCTG CTAAGATCCTCATCAAGAAGCATCATGCAAGGGCAATTATAGGGTTCAAAACATGGCAGGAGGCAATCTCAGTTGCTCAACTTGGCAATGAATACCGAGTCCCTATAGTATCATTGGCAAATAAAACCCCGCCACTGTGCGCCTCTTGCCAATGGCCATTCCTGGTTAGCGCGGCTCGCAGCCTAGACGCTCAGATGAAAGCTGTGGCGGCTATAATTCAGAGTTGGCAATGGCGGAAAGTCAACATCATCTATGAAGACTTCAACCCAGCTATCAGTGGCATCACTCCCAACATCATTAGGGCTATAAAAGCAGTGGACGCGGAGATTAATGAACTTTTGCCCCTCTCTCCTTTTTCTGCGTACCCTTCTATATCAGAAAAGTTGGAGAGCCTGAAAAATGGACAATGCAGAGTTTTCATTGTTCACACTTCCATTACATTAGCCACTAAAATCTTCAAGGAAGCGAGTGAGATGGGAATGATGGGGAAAGACTTTGTATGGATCACCACCAATGATATTACTAGTCAGATAGATTCGCTTAATGCATCATCCATCTCCTCGATGCAAGGTGTCTTGGGAGTCAAGAGCTACTTTTCCACCTCCAATAAACGCTTAAAAGATTTCCAATCTAGATTTCGGGTTATGTTTCGTTTGCTATATCCTGATGGGCCACTTCCGGAACCAGGAACTTCTACCTTGCAGGCCTATGATGCTGCATGGGCAGTGGCTCTTGCATTAGAGGGAAACCCATATTCGAAAAGCAGTAGGAATGGTTGTGTGGATAAAATGAATGGAGAAGAGTTGTTCGAACACATATTGAAAAGCAATTTTGAGGGCTTGACTGGTGCATTCAATTTTAGTAGTGAGCGGAAATTGGCTCCAGTTCACATTTTTCGCTTAGTTAATGTGGTCGGAAAGAGCTACAGGAAGCTTGGATACTGGACGGAGGGATTGGGCTTCTCAGAGAGCATCCATAAGTTGAGCAATTACAGCAAGTCGATGAAAATTCTAGGACAAGTGTTTTGGCCAGGCGGCCCCTGGTCAGTGCCAAGAGGATGGGCGATACCAACTAGTCATGCCTACCGACTGAAAATAGGAGTACCTGAGGGGAGCACATTTAAAGAATTAGTGAATGTAGCATATGATCGTCCTGGTGGAAATGCAATCATCAGTGGATTTTCCATCGAAGTCTTCAATGCCACATTAGCGTTTCTACCATATCACTTGCCATATGCTTTTATACCATTGAATGGCACCTATGATCATTTGGTGGAACAAATTCATGTTCAG aatcttgatgcaattgttgGAGATATAGCCATAGTTTCCAATCGTTCTATACATGCAGAATTTTCGCAACCATATACTGAGTCTG CATTCACCATCTATCTGTGGGCCTTGACAGGGGTTATTAATGTTTATAATGGATTTGTGGTGTGGTTGATAGAGCGAAATCACCGCCCAGATTTTAGAGGCAGTATACATAACCAAATTGGAACCATGCTTTCCTTATCCTTCACAACACTCTTCTCACTAAAGG GAGAGAAATTACACAGCAATCTGTCACGGATGGCAATGACAGTATGGCTATTTGTTGCGTTAGTCCTCACACAAAGTTTCACTGCCAGTCTAACAACTTTGCTTACCGTTCAAAGCCTTGATCCAATAAACGTCGACATCGAGACACTTATAAAGAGTGGAGCCAAAGTTGGGTGCGATGCGAATTCCTTTGTTGTGGATTATTTGGGGTCCGTCGTAGGTTTTGATCCCAAAAACATAGTGGGAAAGTATACAGAAGATGATTATCCAGAGGCTCTTAAAAAGGGAGAGATAAAAGCAGCTTTTCTTCAGGTCCCATATGTTAAAATTTTTCTCGCCAAATATTGTGAAGGTTTCACCACTTCGGGACCAACACTTAAAGTTGGAGGCTTAGGATTT GCTTTTGCGAGGAATTCTCCTTATCTACCTGATATTTCCGAAGCAGTTCTTAAAGTGTCTGAAACTGGAAAATTGCAAAAGCTTTGGCATTCTTTAACCTCATCCCTCAACTGCTCCGAACCCACCGCTCAGCCTGATGATACTCATGATAGGCTTGGACTGAATAGTTTCTGCGGCCTCTTTGTCATCACTGGTGGAACATCCACCATTGCTCTCTTCATATTCATCTTTCATCATGTTCGCCACAGATGGTATCAACCTAGCTTCTAG